One Gadus chalcogrammus isolate NIFS_2021 chromosome 4, NIFS_Gcha_1.0, whole genome shotgun sequence DNA segment encodes these proteins:
- the lhx6a gene encoding LIM/homeobox protein Lhx6, whose protein sequence is MGQTGRRASAGKCVHLSDHRHGLAHGLPLGGHKRSAVQLESSSKGLSRFGTKCARCGRQIYASDWVRRARGNAYHLACFACFSCKRQLSTGEEFGLVEEKVLCRVHYDTMVENLKRAAENGSGITLEGAVPTEQDTQPKPAKRARTSFTAEQLQIMQAQFAQDNNPDAQTLQKLADMTGLSRRVIQVWFQNCRARHKKHTPQHSGGPQGHPQSRIPSSLPDELHYSPFGSPERARMVALHGYIDSHPFSVLTSQSHPHQAMSLPQLPLSR, encoded by the exons TGCGTTCACCTCTCGGATCAC CGTCACGGCCTCGCCCACGGCCTCCCGCTGGGGGGACACAAGAGGAGCGCCGTCCAGCTGGAGTCTTCCTCCAAGGGTCTGAG TAGGTTCGGTACTAAGTGTGCACGCTGCGGTCGGCAGATCTACGCCAGCGACTGGGTGCGGCGGGCCCGGGGCAATGCTTACCACTTGGCGTGTTTCGCCTGCTTCTCATGTAAGAGGCAGCTGTCGACCGGAGAGGAGTTTGGcttggtggaggagaaggtccTGTGCCGGGTACATTACGACACCATGGTGGAAAACCTCAAACGGGCTGCCGAGAACG GCAGTGGAATAACCCTGGAAGGAGCCGTTCCAACAGAGCAGGACACCCAGCCCAAACCGGCCAAGAGGGCGCGGACGTCCTTCACAGCAGAACAACTGCAG ATCATGCAGGCTCAGTTCGCCCAAGACAACAACCCCGACGCCCAGACGCTGCAGAAGCTCGCAGACATGACGGGGCTGAGCAGGAGGGTTATACAG GTCTGGTTTCAAAACTGCAGAGCaagacacaaaaaacacaccccGCAGCACAGCGGGGGACCCCAGGGACACCCCCAGTCCCGGATCCCGTCCTCGCTGCCGGATGAGCTTCATTACTCGCCCTTCGGGAGTCCTGAGAGGGCGCGCATGGTGGCCCTCCATGGCTACATCGACA GTCACCCCTTCTCCGTCCTCACCTCCCAGAGCCACCCCCACCAGGCCATGTCCCTGCCACAGCTGCCCCTCAGtcgctag